A region of Deinococcus rubellus DNA encodes the following proteins:
- a CDS encoding c-type cytochrome, with protein sequence MDDERVKTSSLVWSLVGFVATIGLSLGAYTVGQRMSGVSGEALAGGAAEGQATQVSVNGGELFALSCAGCHGAKAEGGVGPNLAVTKSWALPVFSEAVLHGQAEGRTLSSIMPHFADTGLSGEPATPAQIEAIHNFIKSL encoded by the coding sequence ATGGATGATGAACGGGTCAAGACCAGCAGTCTGGTGTGGTCACTGGTGGGCTTCGTTGCCACCATTGGCCTCAGCCTGGGGGCCTACACCGTGGGCCAGCGGATGTCTGGGGTGAGTGGCGAGGCGCTGGCGGGCGGCGCTGCCGAGGGGCAGGCCACGCAGGTCAGCGTCAACGGCGGCGAGCTGTTCGCGCTGAGCTGCGCGGGCTGTCACGGCGCAAAGGCCGAGGGCGGGGTCGGGCCGAATCTGGCTGTGACCAAGAGCTGGGCGCTGCCGGTGTTCAGTGAGGCGGTCCTGCACGGTCAGGCCGAGGGCCGCACCCTGTCGTCCATCATGCCGCATTTTGCCGATACTGGCCTGAGCGGCGAACCTGCCACCCCTGCCCAGATTGAGGCGATTCACAACTTCATTAAGAGTTTGTAG